The DNA region ACTAAAAATGAacttattatatttacaatcAATTTATTCatcttaataattatttatttgttcaattttttaatatatatattgtataaatatttttggttTATACTAATTAATGCAGATGAATGTTTAATTATGCTTTCTAAGAATcaaaattattgtttttacataaaattttcccGTACACAATGACACGTTTATGTTAAATTGATATACTTAACTGTTTTGTACTAATAATATTACGCAGGTTGGTACCCAATATAATGTTCTTCACCTCCCCCTGTATATGGATTAAAGGATTCTGGTGCATAATCAAATAATCCATATTCGCTTCCATGCATATTTctcatattattattattccACCCAAGTCCATTGCGTATAATTCTTCCTAAGGGTGTaaacttttatataaacaataatttaaaatacatgttacatatttattatttatggcCATGTAATAcaagaaaattttaaccaAAATTATGcgatatatatgtattaaagAATTAATGTTTACCCTATATAAAGCTCCAGAAGTTAGAGAAGTCGCAACTACTCCCAGAAGTATGTCACCAGTTTTTGTAGCTGGGTGAGTACCGTCACGTGTTAACGGTGAACCTCCTGCAGAAACCTCTGAACTGGTAGACATTCCAGAACTTGCTTCTTGACCTGCAGGCATACCTGCTTGTAATGTTGATCTAGCATTTGCAGCAGCGTCTTCAGGTTGCTTTTTCATCATCTGGTTATGACAATCAAAAGTCTCTAACACTTTTTTTGGATCATGTTGCTTGCATTCATCATAGAATTTTGGACattgatattttttctcaGAACAATATTTCTCAAAATATTCAAATACAGAAGTGTGACTCTTAACGTAAGACCAATATTCTGGGCAtgcttttccaaaatttggaatagtttttttaattgtatcATAATTAACACAATATTCATACaatctctttctttttctccagTCATTTTGAGTAACAATACTATCGTCAGGaacacatttattatttttaaactcATATGATGGTTTATAAACAATATCATTCCATATTAGTACGAGATCACTCCAACTAGGGTTAATAACAGATATATCATCAGTACCAAAAATATTCACTAATCTATTGTATACCCAATAATTCAAAAGGATACAAGGATCATATTTAAGTTTCTCTTTGttcaatataatatatgtagatattaaatattttacaagcTGTTCACATAGTATTTTAAGGTTACTGTGTTTAATTTTACTGGATAAACGACCTAAGGAAGTACAATAAAGATAGTATTCATTTAAATCTTCATAATTGTTCAAATAATTATAGAATTGTTCTGAATTTAAATCAATTGAATTTGTCTCAAACAAtccctaaaaaaaaattaaaaaaaataaaaaggctttaatattttcattaaataaaaattagttATAAcgctttataaaaaataaataatttaaattaatgtaataataataactatCCATAGTAAATTAACATTACGATTATACTTccaaaaatatctttttcaACCATTATTCTAAATTAgataaattatgaatatttctatattagaagtatttataaataatattcacCCAATTAAGTTAAGTAAATGtcgtataataaaaatattaaatgatcttataaatttataattcaCTTTGCTTTCTCGGCATAAAGAAATAGgacataacatatattttgtgtatataatttaaaatataatgtgaAATTTCGTCataaaggaaattaaaagatGTCAActattatgtaaataaaatggtaATAAAGACGCATATTTAATGTACAACATAATATGCTAAATTATGCCTGAGAGTAAATTGGTTTAGTTGTGTTTATAAAAACGTTAAAAGATTTACATATAATCATATTGATATTAATGTTTtaatagataaaatattaaaggaataaaataattaaaaataaat from Plasmodium vivax scf_4934 genomic scaffold, whole genome shotgun sequence includes:
- a CDS encoding variable surface protein Vir4, putative (encoded by transcript PVX_050190A), yielding MVEKDIFGKQFYNYLNNYEDLNEYYLYCTSLGRLSSKIKHSNLKILCEQLVKYLISTYIILNKEKLKYDPCILLNYWVYNRLVNIFGTDDISVINPSWSDLVLIWNDIVYKPSYEFKNNKCVPDDSIVTQNDWRKRKRLYEYCVNYDTIKKTIPNFGKACPEYWSYVKSHTSVFEYFEKYCSEKKYQCPKFYDECKQHDPKKVLETFDCHNQMMKKQPEDAAANARSTLQAGMPAGQEASSGMSTSSEVSAGGSPLTRDGTHPATKTGDILLGVVATSLTSGALYRFTPLGRIIRNGLGWNNNNMRNMHGSEYGLFDYAPESFNPYTGGGEEHYIGYQPA